In Gimesia benthica, a single window of DNA contains:
- a CDS encoding GreA/GreB family elongation factor, translating into MNQKRIVISKSDHRKLSLLLQSEFTQAIGNNPYISRLRGELYNADIVEPDFIPPDIVTINSQVKLIDQDLNEDEIYTLVYPDEANINDGKLSILTPIGTAIFGCRIGDKVSGYASQMLIKEIIYQPQRSGIMSS; encoded by the coding sequence ATGAACCAAAAACGAATAGTAATTTCCAAAAGCGATCATCGAAAATTGTCGCTATTGCTGCAGAGCGAGTTCACACAGGCGATTGGCAATAACCCCTACATCTCGCGATTAAGGGGGGAGTTATATAACGCCGATATTGTAGAGCCGGATTTTATACCACCAGACATAGTGACGATCAATTCGCAGGTAAAACTGATTGATCAGGACTTGAATGAGGATGAGATCTATACCCTAGTCTACCCAGACGAGGCAAACATTAATGACGGAAAATTATCAATCCTGACCCCGATTGGCACCGCAATATTCGGCTGCAGGATTGGTGATAAAGTGAGTGGCTATGCAAGTCAAATGCTGATCAAAGAGATCATTTATCAGCCCCAACGCTCCGGTATAATGTCATCATAA
- a CDS encoding GreA/GreB family elongation factor, which produces MSNPNKYRAVTISEYDYSRLQELLLVANQFASPPPSYIRHLETELLRAKIVPPDQIPPYLVTMNTQVKMTDCKTGKQRVYTLVFPQDADLEEGKLSILSDLGVAILGYSVGDTIEWEFPEGTKQIQLDMICFQPEATKHYEL; this is translated from the coding sequence ATGTCGAATCCAAATAAATATCGGGCGGTTACTATCTCCGAGTACGATTACAGCAGGCTACAAGAACTGCTGCTCGTTGCAAATCAATTTGCGTCACCACCTCCTTCTTATATCCGTCATCTTGAGACAGAATTATTACGAGCAAAGATAGTTCCTCCAGATCAAATTCCGCCATATCTGGTCACTATGAATACTCAAGTCAAAATGACTGACTGCAAGACTGGGAAGCAACGGGTCTACACGCTCGTGTTTCCTCAAGATGCTGATTTGGAAGAAGGAAAGCTCTCGATCCTCTCCGACTTGGGAGTCGCAATTTTGGGATATAGCGTTGGGGATACTATAGAGTGGGAATTTCCGGAGGGGACAAAGCAAATCCAGTTGGATATGATCTGCTTTCAGCCCGAAGCTACCAAGCACTATGAATTATAA
- a CDS encoding GreA/GreB family elongation factor, whose translation MNLKQKQIVITRNDYYKLSRLLNSEYTQAIGNKPYLTGLRSELEAAVIVDPEEISPDVVTMNSKVTLVDLDINEDETYVLVYPDQANIASGRLSILTPIGTAILGCKTGDVVSGNASRMQIKEIVFQPERARVPS comes from the coding sequence ATGAATTTAAAACAGAAACAGATCGTAATCACGAGGAACGATTATTATAAACTCTCGCGACTGTTAAACAGCGAGTACACCCAGGCAATTGGGAATAAGCCGTACCTGACCGGTTTACGGAGTGAACTGGAGGCTGCGGTGATTGTCGATCCAGAAGAGATCAGCCCCGATGTGGTGACGATGAATTCCAAGGTCACCCTGGTCGATCTGGATATCAATGAAGATGAGACCTATGTGCTCGTCTATCCGGACCAGGCTAATATCGCCAGCGGAAGGCTGTCGATTCTGACGCCGATTGGAACTGCTATATTAGGCTGTAAAACAGGGGATGTGGTGAGCGGGAACGCCAGCCGCATGCAGATTAAAGAGATTGTCTTCCAGCCGGAACGGGCGCGGGTTCCTTCCTGA
- a CDS encoding sigma-54-dependent transcriptional regulator → MSEKQTPRILIADDEPLYLKTTGQLLRKAGFDCVCVSNAGAAIEKLEAEPFDLILSDLNMPGNLKLELLHQGRSNWPHIPLIVVTGVPSMPSAIESIRLGITDYLLKPVKYEDLLASVRRALAIPSRVFQRSESISAREQSELAKRFPNIVGSSAPLMEILDIVDRIAETDVNVLITGESGTGKEVVAQTIHAHSLRSKENFQVIDCTAIPESLFESVLFGHVKGAFTGAVNDQEGLLKLADKGTAFFDEIGELPAASQSKLLRAIQESRFTPVGKSQAVQIDTRFVCATNRNLEAEVSAGRFRGDLYYRLGVIHIELPPLRDREDDVVLLAEHFLNLTLKKSGRELQFAPETLESLREYSWPGNIRELKNVIERAVALTRGETIEKTELPESLLNPPADLQHDSSGVAEGSRDEAIENAEYQYLTALLEKHEGNISQAAQQAGLSRQGLHKLLNKHNISAADFRS, encoded by the coding sequence ATGAGTGAAAAGCAGACCCCGCGAATCCTGATTGCAGACGACGAACCGCTGTATCTGAAAACGACCGGGCAGTTGCTGCGCAAAGCCGGGTTTGACTGTGTTTGTGTTTCGAATGCGGGGGCCGCGATTGAAAAACTGGAAGCGGAGCCCTTCGATCTCATTCTGTCTGACCTGAATATGCCGGGCAATCTCAAGCTGGAACTGCTGCACCAGGGACGCAGTAACTGGCCGCACATTCCACTGATCGTTGTGACCGGCGTGCCTTCCATGCCGTCTGCGATTGAAAGTATCCGTCTGGGAATCACCGACTACCTGTTGAAGCCGGTGAAATATGAAGATCTGCTGGCGAGCGTCCGAAGGGCGCTGGCCATTCCGAGTCGTGTTTTCCAGCGGAGCGAGAGCATCAGCGCCCGCGAACAGAGTGAATTAGCGAAACGGTTTCCGAATATCGTCGGGTCAAGCGCTCCGCTCATGGAAATTCTGGATATCGTCGACCGCATCGCCGAGACCGATGTGAATGTGTTAATTACCGGAGAAAGCGGGACCGGAAAAGAGGTGGTCGCGCAGACCATTCACGCGCACAGTCTGCGCAGTAAGGAAAACTTTCAGGTCATCGATTGCACGGCGATTCCGGAATCCCTGTTCGAATCGGTGCTGTTTGGTCATGTGAAAGGGGCTTTTACCGGCGCGGTGAACGACCAGGAAGGCTTGCTGAAACTGGCCGACAAGGGGACCGCATTCTTTGATGAAATCGGTGAGTTGCCGGCTGCGTCGCAGTCCAAGCTGTTGCGGGCGATTCAGGAATCCCGTTTTACGCCTGTGGGAAAAAGTCAGGCCGTGCAGATCGATACGCGATTCGTCTGTGCGACCAATCGGAACCTGGAAGCGGAAGTGAGTGCCGGTCGTTTTCGTGGCGATCTGTATTATCGACTGGGAGTGATTCATATCGAACTGCCTCCCCTGCGTGATCGGGAAGATGACGTTGTCTTACTGGCCGAACATTTTCTCAATCTGACCCTGAAGAAAAGTGGTCGCGAGTTGCAGTTCGCCCCGGAGACCCTGGAGTCTCTGCGGGAATACTCCTGGCCGGGAAATATTCGGGAATTGAAGAATGTGATCGAACGTGCCGTCGCGTTGACACGTGGGGAGACGATTGAAAAGACCGAGCTTCCTGAATCACTACTTAACCCGCCGGCGGATCTCCAGCACGATTCCAGTGGCGTGGCCGAGGGATCACGGGATGAGGCCATTGAAAACGCCGAGTATCAGTACCTGACCGCTTTACTGGAAAAGCATGAGGGGAATATCTCACAGGCAGCGCAGCAGGCTGGCCTCTCGCGACAGGGGCTGCATAAACTGCTGAACAAGCACAATATTTCTGCGGCAGATTTTCGCTCGTAA
- a CDS encoding two-component system sensor histidine kinase NtrB — MSGEFSADCFRAIANYTYDWESWHAPDGRLLWVNATVERMTGYTPEECLVMPDYPLPLVAEEDRSRITEILTAAQQGDIGNDIEFRTAHRDGRSLWTAVSWQPIYNDSGTHLGFRTSIRDITERHELKEQLRLHAAHLEQLVQERTTRITQLEIHRRKMEKLAALGQLAAGVAHEVNNPLAGIRNAFALFKADIAPDNEHYELLELIDSEIERISSITHQMYQLYRPSSHDATTFSLSRAIEDVVCLSQPAAAKAGVAINCESDREEVQVTLPEGEVKQILLNLMQNAIQASPEGSAVRLEVGAGDTTVSVAVIDQGEGIQPTDLPRIFDPFFTTKVGDSKQGMGLGLSVSRSLIEAMGGTIEVTSQPGAGAVFTANFPVADPPGNR; from the coding sequence ATGTCCGGCGAATTCAGTGCAGATTGTTTTCGAGCGATTGCCAATTACACCTATGACTGGGAAAGCTGGCATGCTCCGGATGGACGTCTGCTGTGGGTCAATGCGACCGTCGAACGGATGACCGGCTACACGCCCGAAGAATGCCTGGTGATGCCGGACTACCCGCTGCCGCTGGTCGCGGAAGAGGACCGTTCACGCATCACAGAGATTCTGACCGCGGCGCAACAGGGAGATATCGGAAATGATATCGAATTCCGTACCGCTCACCGCGACGGGCGCAGTCTGTGGACGGCAGTTTCCTGGCAGCCGATCTATAACGATTCGGGAACGCACCTCGGTTTCCGTACCAGCATTCGCGATATCACGGAACGGCACGAGTTAAAAGAGCAGTTGCGGCTGCATGCAGCGCATCTGGAGCAGCTTGTGCAGGAGCGGACCACCCGGATTACGCAGCTGGAAATTCATCGTCGGAAAATGGAAAAGCTGGCCGCGCTGGGCCAACTGGCCGCTGGCGTGGCACACGAAGTCAACAATCCCCTGGCGGGGATCCGCAACGCATTCGCGCTGTTCAAAGCTGATATCGCTCCCGATAACGAACATTACGAACTGCTGGAATTGATCGACAGTGAAATTGAACGGATCAGTTCGATTACCCATCAGATGTATCAGTTGTATCGCCCCAGTTCGCATGATGCGACGACCTTTTCATTATCGCGTGCGATTGAGGACGTTGTCTGTCTCTCGCAGCCCGCGGCTGCGAAAGCCGGTGTCGCGATAAACTGCGAATCGGATCGGGAAGAGGTCCAGGTGACGCTGCCTGAAGGGGAGGTCAAGCAGATCCTGTTGAACCTGATGCAGAATGCGATCCAGGCATCCCCGGAAGGAAGTGCTGTCCGTTTAGAAGTGGGGGCCGGTGATACTACTGTCAGTGTGGCGGTGATCGATCAGGGGGAGGGGATTCAGCCGACCGATCTGCCGCGGATTTTCGATCCTTTCTTCACGACTAAAGTTGGAGATTCCAAGCAGGGGATGGGGCTGGGATTGTCGGTGTCACGGAGTCTGATCGAGGCGATGGGAGGCACTATCGAAGTGACCAGTCAACCGGGAGCAGGGGCTGTCTTCACGGCGAACTTCCCGGTAGCAGATCCTCCCGGGAATCGTTAA
- a CDS encoding hemerythrin domain-containing protein, which translates to MISNSRQVTVNAAFLKEIKEDNLRLYNLMENLRTFWLVPDPLTLKPEWFSVLINELRDQLAMHFALEATFGYFDHADQVDALTAAESQRLRDQHADLYLEIASIAEQVEEALYPEWNQTAYTAQIERFDLFYQKFQQHESAEFDLIMSVSYENFKRMYYSDVSSKAYSERW; encoded by the coding sequence ATGATCAGCAACTCTCGTCAGGTCACTGTTAATGCTGCTTTTCTCAAAGAGATCAAAGAGGATAATCTCAGGCTCTACAATCTCATGGAAAATCTGCGTACCTTCTGGCTGGTTCCTGATCCGTTGACACTCAAACCGGAATGGTTCAGCGTGCTCATCAACGAACTGAGAGACCAACTGGCGATGCATTTCGCGTTGGAAGCCACCTTCGGCTATTTCGATCATGCAGACCAGGTCGACGCCCTCACCGCTGCTGAATCACAGCGGCTGAGAGATCAGCATGCAGATTTATACCTGGAAATCGCATCGATCGCCGAGCAGGTTGAAGAGGCGTTATACCCGGAATGGAATCAAACCGCTTACACAGCACAGATCGAACGTTTTGATCTGTTCTATCAGAAGTTTCAGCAACACGAATCGGCAGAATTCGATCTGATCATGTCAGTTTCCTACGAAAATTTTAAGCGGATGTATTATTCAGACGTTTCCAGTAAAGCATACTCGGAGCGCTGGTGA
- a CDS encoding STAS domain-containing protein, with product MSENYEIFEVEVIAPNLIVIPQGSALQFLYNNIQIESNKILTLLNPPEISNVIIDLNRVEYLDSIIISCLTRLLQQAKQSGGQAVFCNACDNMQYILHTIKLGTLWPLFDTREEAILSLGSN from the coding sequence ATGTCTGAAAACTATGAAATTTTCGAGGTAGAGGTCATTGCCCCGAATCTGATTGTAATTCCCCAGGGATCGGCCCTGCAGTTCCTGTATAACAACATCCAGATTGAATCCAATAAAATCCTGACCCTGCTGAACCCACCTGAAATTTCTAACGTGATCATCGATCTCAATCGCGTGGAATACCTGGATTCGATCATCATCAGCTGTCTCACCCGTCTCCTGCAACAGGCCAAACAGTCCGGCGGGCAGGCTGTTTTCTGTAACGCCTGCGATAACATGCAGTACATTCTCCATACTATTAAACTGGGAACGCTCTGGCCTCTGTTCGACACCCGCGAAGAAGCCATCCTGAGCCTGGGCTCGAATTAA
- a CDS encoding DUF4194 domain-containing protein, whose amino-acid sequence MSEIPEFRERGIVAVHLLQGVIYEEQEEIWSLLLSNESDLTDYFCEIGLSLVIDRTEGMTYLRQFSDDERTGGYERLPRLFRKAPLTYKVPLLCVLLREE is encoded by the coding sequence ATGAGTGAAATCCCGGAATTCCGCGAACGGGGTATCGTGGCGGTCCACCTGCTGCAAGGTGTGATCTATGAGGAACAGGAAGAAATCTGGTCACTGTTGCTGAGCAATGAATCTGACCTGACTGACTACTTCTGCGAGATCGGTTTGTCACTGGTCATCGACCGTACGGAAGGTATGACCTACCTGCGTCAATTCAGCGACGACGAACGGACAGGAGGTTATGAACGCCTGCCGCGTTTATTCCGCAAAGCGCCCCTGACTTATAAAGTGCCCCTCCTGTGCGTACTTTTGCGCGAGGAGTAG
- a CDS encoding DUF3375 family protein yields MELDRLITFFSTNPSARLLRANQAAYIVYFLNQHFKTNGNLATPNTELVQSLKGFLEHIHETEPEVLRDNAETYLNQWSTGETRWLRRYYDSQHADSVFQLTPHSEDVLTFLTDVTDHSLGFVGTESRFTRILETLSDIVIRGSADRERRLSYLQAERDRIEEEIQSIESGEIVSTHSSTAIRERFSDVISDLISLQGDFRAVEESFKSITRDVQKQQSEAVDTRGQILGSALAAEDRLKDEDQGASFQAFFKMLLSQSKQDELEKMIRQLDELDELASQTEGKSRVKGMIGNLSKEAARVQQTTRRLNATLRRLLDSRISTTRLRLATVLREIHSAAVRQAELQPEAEIEVFTEIDLFNGMERPFWQTPIQFEAIELKQEEPNAAERLNVFQRLAEMQRLDWDTMRSNIKSQIDFNERVTLPDLLNIFPPDNEPLEILGYIQLAYDGGHEVDENEFDLISIDTPMGIQDFEIPRVVYLSETERLERVHRRATDE; encoded by the coding sequence ATGGAACTGGATCGTCTGATCACATTTTTTTCCACGAATCCATCTGCAAGGCTGTTGCGCGCCAATCAGGCGGCCTATATCGTTTATTTCCTGAATCAGCACTTCAAAACAAATGGGAATTTGGCGACTCCGAATACCGAACTCGTGCAGAGCCTGAAAGGTTTTCTGGAACACATTCATGAAACCGAGCCGGAGGTACTGCGTGACAATGCGGAAACTTACCTCAATCAGTGGTCCACTGGTGAGACGCGCTGGTTGAGGCGATATTACGACTCGCAGCACGCGGATTCTGTCTTTCAACTGACGCCACATTCCGAAGATGTCCTGACATTTCTGACGGATGTCACTGATCATTCTCTCGGTTTTGTCGGCACGGAATCCCGCTTCACCCGGATTCTTGAGACATTATCCGACATCGTTATTCGTGGCTCTGCGGACCGGGAACGTCGATTGAGTTATCTGCAAGCAGAACGTGATCGTATCGAGGAAGAGATTCAATCGATCGAGTCGGGCGAAATCGTATCAACACACAGTTCAACCGCCATTCGTGAGCGATTTTCGGATGTCATCTCCGATCTGATTTCGCTGCAGGGGGATTTTCGAGCTGTAGAAGAGTCGTTTAAGTCCATCACGCGCGATGTTCAAAAACAGCAATCGGAGGCAGTGGATACTCGCGGGCAAATTCTGGGTTCTGCACTGGCAGCGGAAGACCGGCTCAAGGACGAAGACCAGGGGGCCAGTTTTCAAGCGTTTTTCAAGATGCTGCTGTCCCAGTCGAAGCAGGACGAACTGGAAAAGATGATCCGACAACTCGATGAGCTAGACGAACTGGCTTCTCAGACGGAAGGGAAATCGCGTGTCAAAGGGATGATCGGCAATCTGTCAAAAGAAGCGGCTCGGGTCCAGCAGACAACGCGACGACTGAATGCGACGCTCCGCCGGTTACTGGATTCCCGCATCAGCACGACGCGACTCCGCCTGGCAACAGTTTTAAGAGAGATTCACTCAGCAGCAGTCCGGCAGGCAGAATTACAACCCGAAGCAGAAATCGAAGTCTTTACAGAGATTGATTTGTTTAACGGCATGGAGCGTCCTTTCTGGCAGACTCCGATCCAGTTTGAGGCGATCGAACTGAAGCAGGAAGAACCAAACGCAGCTGAGCGGTTGAATGTCTTCCAGCGACTTGCTGAAATGCAGCGGCTCGACTGGGATACCATGCGATCTAATATTAAAAGTCAAATCGATTTTAACGAACGTGTGACTCTGCCTGACCTGCTGAATATCTTTCCTCCCGACAACGAACCTCTCGAAATACTCGGGTATATCCAACTCGCTTATGACGGTGGCCATGAAGTTGACGAAAACGAATTCGATCTGATCAGCATCGACACTCCCATGGGAATACAGGACTTTGAGATTCCCCGGGTTGTGTATTTGTCTGAAACTGAAAGACTGGAGCGTGTTCACAGGAGGGCCACCGATGAGTGA
- a CDS encoding PrsW family glutamic-type intramembrane protease translates to MSVGTVDPKWWIAKAEIPDGPFDVEIVRERIRTLELFPDNLACPVGGNEWKPLREWKDAFEDAISVAVSRLPPPPPLTSITDCVQANSAPEKLTLQSRGERKSISENTEGQPSNSSEPPPNIAYGANDAFEPYLQYILDLKQYMQPGWILYLMIMVPFLLPNFGSTPGSPWFLAIIATICGGILFSVLIKPGENDYGIGIGAFIFTFIIAIPLLFFFQEMATKYAGTPFSEVMKTGGGRFKIFLCLTWLIGNGYNQISPDDLGASLPFFYHFVAMFSSVALCEEVLKFIPVMYVAKSTAGDWKQRGLFVGALSGLGFGIVEGVMYHSQMYQPQEMPLSIYLLRFFSVAMLHGCWTTISAACFYYLLENPDDNSHKPPTDIFEYTFLILFSVISSMALHSLYNVLVARSLFLGLLVAWLTVFITVRLYYAQQEPDNLRGTDSAECST, encoded by the coding sequence ATGTCAGTTGGAACAGTCGATCCCAAATGGTGGATCGCAAAAGCCGAGATACCAGACGGACCATTTGATGTTGAAATCGTACGTGAACGTATCAGGACACTGGAGCTCTTTCCTGATAACCTTGCTTGTCCAGTTGGTGGGAATGAGTGGAAACCACTTAGAGAGTGGAAGGATGCATTCGAAGACGCAATTTCTGTTGCTGTATCACGACTTCCACCACCTCCTCCTCTTACTTCCATCACGGATTGTGTTCAGGCAAATTCAGCTCCGGAAAAGTTAACCCTTCAATCAAGGGGAGAAAGGAAATCAATCTCAGAAAATACAGAGGGGCAGCCTAGCAACTCATCAGAACCTCCACCCAATATTGCCTACGGAGCAAATGACGCATTCGAACCCTATCTCCAGTATATCCTGGATTTAAAACAATACATGCAACCGGGCTGGATCTTATACCTGATGATAATGGTTCCGTTTTTGCTACCAAACTTTGGTTCGACTCCTGGCAGCCCCTGGTTTCTTGCCATCATTGCGACAATCTGCGGTGGCATTCTCTTCTCTGTATTGATTAAGCCCGGGGAAAATGATTATGGGATCGGTATCGGTGCCTTCATCTTTACATTCATCATTGCAATTCCGTTGCTCTTTTTCTTCCAGGAGATGGCTACCAAATATGCAGGTACTCCATTTTCGGAAGTCATGAAGACCGGCGGAGGGCGTTTTAAAATCTTTCTCTGTCTAACCTGGTTAATCGGAAATGGCTACAACCAGATCTCTCCAGATGATCTGGGAGCGAGCCTACCTTTCTTTTACCATTTTGTTGCAATGTTCTCGAGTGTCGCTTTATGCGAGGAAGTATTGAAATTCATTCCTGTAATGTACGTGGCAAAATCTACCGCGGGAGACTGGAAGCAGAGAGGCTTGTTCGTGGGAGCCCTGTCAGGGCTCGGCTTCGGTATTGTGGAAGGAGTGATGTACCATTCCCAGATGTATCAACCCCAGGAAATGCCGCTCTCGATCTATTTGCTGCGATTCTTCTCAGTAGCAATGTTGCATGGCTGCTGGACAACAATTTCTGCAGCCTGTTTTTATTATCTATTAGAAAATCCGGATGATAATTCTCATAAACCGCCAACAGACATCTTTGAATATACGTTTTTAATTCTATTTTCTGTGATATCTTCGATGGCCCTGCATAGTCTCTATAACGTTCTCGTTGCACGGTCGTTGTTTCTGGGTTTATTGGTAGCATGGTTGACGGTATTTATCACTGTGCGATTATATTACGCTCAACAGGAGCCAGATAACCTGCGTGGTACAGATTCAGCTGAATGCTCTACATAA
- a CDS encoding helix-turn-helix domain-containing protein → MKKNLYTQRQRILLDLLRETRKEAGLRQDDVAERLGRPQSFVSKYESGERRLDILELYDICKAMGLPLNDFIEKLQAILLENKY, encoded by the coding sequence TTGAAAAAGAATCTATATACGCAACGGCAGCGCATACTGCTCGATTTACTGCGAGAAACCAGGAAAGAAGCAGGCCTGCGCCAGGATGATGTGGCTGAGCGACTGGGGAGGCCGCAATCATTTGTTAGCAAATACGAGTCCGGGGAACGCAGACTCGACATTCTGGAGCTCTATGATATTTGCAAGGCAATGGGGCTGCCCCTGAATGACTTTATTGAAAAGCTCCAGGCAATTCTTTTAGAAAATAAGTATTAG
- a CDS encoding toll/interleukin-1 receptor domain-containing protein — translation MADLFFSYSHRDEGIRDELETHLVMLKRQNVIETWHDRRIVAGDEFDGQISEHLESADIILLLISPYFLASNYCYDVELTRAMERHEQGLSRVIPVIVDPCDWHSAPFGKLLAMPKDGRPISKFPNVHDAFLEVTNAIRHAVISNTKSGSIQKIPTGIAHLVSEKPRSSNLRIRKQFSERDKDIFREETFLYIARFFEESLSELELRNESIETNFKRIDGNTFTATIYEDGGSISECSVSLSSSFGGSNIVYSSDKSSRGNSFNNMLTIVDDGMSLGLSASMNHGFGNQSKDQLTQQGAAEVFWAVLISPLQG, via the coding sequence ATGGCTGATCTGTTTTTTTCCTATTCGCATCGAGACGAGGGCATCCGTGATGAGTTAGAGACCCACTTGGTGATGTTAAAACGTCAAAATGTAATCGAAACATGGCATGATCGTCGAATTGTTGCTGGTGACGAATTCGACGGACAAATCAGTGAGCATTTAGAATCAGCCGATATCATTCTTCTTTTAATCAGCCCATATTTTCTTGCTTCGAATTATTGCTATGACGTTGAATTGACGCGTGCGATGGAAAGACATGAACAAGGATTGTCGCGTGTAATCCCCGTGATTGTTGATCCTTGTGATTGGCATTCAGCACCATTTGGAAAGTTGCTAGCTATGCCGAAAGACGGTAGACCGATTTCTAAATTTCCAAATGTTCATGATGCGTTTTTGGAAGTAACAAATGCCATTCGCCATGCAGTTATATCCAACACCAAAAGCGGTTCTATTCAAAAGATTCCGACTGGAATTGCCCATCTCGTCTCGGAAAAACCGAGGTCAAGTAACCTTCGGATAAGAAAGCAGTTTTCTGAGCGTGACAAAGACATATTTCGTGAGGAAACCTTCTTGTATATTGCACGTTTTTTCGAAGAATCACTCAGTGAATTAGAGTTGAGAAATGAGTCAATTGAGACAAATTTCAAACGTATTGATGGGAATACATTTACTGCAACGATTTACGAAGACGGCGGAAGTATATCCGAATGTTCTGTTAGTCTTTCCAGTAGCTTCGGTGGTAGTAATATCGTTTACAGTTCTGACAAGTCTAGTCGAGGAAACTCCTTCAATAACATGCTGACTATCGTCGACGACGGCATGTCACTTGGCTTGTCCGCGTCTATGAATCATGGGTTTGGTAACCAAAGCAAGGATCAACTTACGCAACAAGGTGCAGCAGAGGTTTTTTGGGCAGTTTTGATATCTCCCCTACAAGGTTAA
- a CDS encoding ImmA/IrrE family metallo-endopeptidase, whose amino-acid sequence MNSKLLEQEAEWVASNVTKAFTELPVDPFGLADSHNIVVQAKPSSSSGVSGYLIRVGDQFGIQYATHIKVEGFKRFTVAHELGHYFLPGHPEHLFPNGEGIHHSMSGFISSDKFERQADFFAAALLMPRDLFLGALRRAGDGFEGIETLAETCVTSITATAIRYTKFAEDPVAVVVSSGNQVDYCFMSEALRDLPRIEWLKKGTVLPASATAKFNTNFENIEEARRVEGYTWLNEWFEGAPEVEMKEDVVGLGSYGRTLTVLHTSEALAEDVEEEDDDYRFSPYRM is encoded by the coding sequence ATGAACTCGAAACTTCTCGAACAGGAAGCGGAGTGGGTTGCTTCCAATGTCACCAAAGCATTCACGGAATTGCCAGTAGACCCATTCGGGCTTGCCGACAGTCACAACATAGTCGTTCAGGCGAAACCATCCAGCTCGTCTGGGGTCTCTGGATATCTTATTCGGGTCGGTGATCAGTTCGGAATTCAGTATGCGACGCACATCAAGGTGGAGGGGTTCAAACGGTTTACCGTTGCTCACGAGCTAGGCCACTACTTCCTACCGGGTCATCCCGAACATCTGTTTCCGAACGGTGAAGGGATTCACCACTCGATGAGTGGGTTCATTTCATCTGACAAATTTGAGAGGCAGGCGGATTTCTTTGCCGCTGCCCTCTTGATGCCACGTGATTTGTTCCTGGGTGCGTTAAGACGGGCGGGGGATGGGTTCGAGGGGATCGAAACACTTGCCGAGACGTGTGTGACGTCTATCACTGCGACAGCGATTCGATACACCAAGTTTGCTGAGGACCCGGTTGCCGTTGTCGTCAGCTCGGGAAATCAGGTCGATTACTGTTTTATGTCTGAGGCTTTGCGGGATCTTCCACGAATCGAGTGGTTGAAGAAGGGAACAGTACTACCAGCTTCAGCGACAGCAAAATTCAATACCAATTTCGAGAATATCGAAGAAGCAAGGCGAGTCGAGGGGTATACATGGCTGAACGAGTGGTTCGAAGGTGCCCCAGAAGTCGAGATGAAGGAAGACGTCGTAGGTCTCGGGAGCTACGGAAGAACTCTGACGGTGCTCCACACGAGTGAAGCACTTGCAGAAGATGTAGAAGAAGAGGACGACGATTATCGTTTCTCGCCATATCGCATGTGA